In the genome of Candidatus Eisenbacteria bacterium, one region contains:
- a CDS encoding DUF4391 domain-containing protein — MNGDSLIAALDLPPASRVDQRIPKTLLVENGAPTSADRRQINEGIEELRWLYALKPTTVGVPEYRDVEREYLEIAVLRLTLRGRARAARLVELVHRAIPYPVLLLTEHEGQISLSAAHERWSQGEAGRTVLEDEVVAAEWDDGRDAGLWPAFRDALALGRQPRASLYALYQGWIDTLLALHAARVTGTFAVADNAEWAAVRRVALRECARLEGEIARLRASAAKEEQIARRVELNLELKRVEVAQAAARANL; from the coding sequence ATGAATGGCGACTCACTTATTGCCGCGCTCGACCTGCCGCCGGCAAGCCGAGTTGACCAACGAATTCCAAAGACGCTGTTGGTCGAAAACGGCGCCCCGACCTCCGCGGACAGGCGCCAGATCAACGAGGGTATTGAGGAGCTGCGCTGGCTGTACGCGCTCAAACCCACGACGGTCGGCGTGCCAGAGTATCGCGATGTGGAGCGGGAGTACTTGGAGATCGCCGTGCTGCGGCTCACACTGCGAGGGAGGGCCAGGGCGGCGCGGCTTGTGGAACTAGTGCACCGGGCGATCCCGTACCCCGTGCTGTTGCTGACGGAGCACGAAGGGCAGATCAGCCTCTCGGCCGCGCACGAGCGCTGGTCGCAAGGCGAGGCGGGTAGGACAGTCTTGGAGGACGAGGTCGTCGCTGCTGAGTGGGACGATGGCCGCGATGCGGGACTCTGGCCTGCGTTCCGCGATGCGCTCGCGCTCGGCCGGCAGCCGAGGGCTTCACTGTACGCGCTGTATCAGGGCTGGATCGACACCCTGCTTGCGCTCCATGCGGCTCGCGTGACTGGGACCTTCGCGGTTGCTGATAACGCTGAATGGGCTGCCGTCCGGCGTGTTGCCCTGCGAGAATGCGCGCGGCTGGAGGGAGAGATAGCCCGCCTCCGTGCCTCTGCCGCGAAGGAAGAGCAGATAGCGCGTCGAGTAGAACTGAACTTGGAACTCAAGCGCGTGGAAGTGGCCCAGGCTGCCGCTCGTGCTAACCTGTGA
- a CDS encoding helicase has product MKLIRNTGTDRVIDLIRTTLGLGNQLDVVTPVLSLFAFAGLLREVEALGRCRLLLPPDNAALAFLGTDADRAARNQLQTRWLAKCLIRWLERKVEIRHAAGPVPQGAFVVRDGDSLPLHALLGSLAFSTDGLGLTPGNPLSLIQASETPEEARLLSQWFDAQWSGLVDDPGAKTAFIDALQSIGGHRDPFRVYTLMLYHLFLERGDDLDEERIVKSATGIRNTIVWKKLFKFQRDGVVGAIDKLNRFGGCIIADSVGLGKTFEALAIIKYHELRNDRVLVLCPKRLRDNWTLYKANDRRNFLAPDRLNYDVLNHTDLSRNGGMSGDIDLANVNWGNYDLVVIDESHNFRNKKTPRVGSETRYDRLMRQIIREGVRTRVLMLSATPVNNRLADLRNQIAFATEGDDAALLDQGIGSIDSTTRLAQKQFNRWLDLIEEERTPSRLIEMLGFDYFTLLDLLTIARSRKHIEKYYGIAETGRFPDRLKPINIKADVDLSGEFPSIREINQEIRRLNLASYAPLRYVLPHKQAAYDRKYSTEIKGGTGFFRQADREESLIHLLRVNVLKRMESAVPSFALTVQRQLRDVEATLARIEAHSEELEELEIEDVDLDDPAFESLLVGRKVKVLLKDVDLIRWKQDLIEDRNRLATLHAAAAQVSAARDAKLAALRAMIQEKCHSPINQGNRKIIVFTAFADTARYLYGELAPWAKSTLGVKSALVTGSGGNQTTLAGLRKDLASILTAFSPRSKERPEDFAGEGELDLLIATDCISEGQNLQDCDWLINYDIHWNPVRIIQRFGRIDRIGSPNTRIQLVNFWPNMELEEYINLEQRVSGRMVLLDISATGEENLIEQDSGDPMNDLEYRRKQLLRLQDAVIDLEDLSTGVSIADLTLTDFRIDLAQYFSAHPGVLEDLPLGTSAVTMSSEVEIPPGIIFCLRAEGAAAKRIPEAGYPLGAHYLVHVGEDGVVKLPHTQAKLILDRLKRLCLGRDLPDSAACARLDRATKQGEDMSAAQRLLAAAVSSVIGRSQERAVASLFTPGGTHAMQGEFAGSNEFEVLAYLVVLPEARA; this is encoded by the coding sequence GTGAAGCTTATCCGAAACACAGGCACGGATCGCGTCATCGACCTGATCCGCACGACGCTTGGACTCGGGAACCAGCTCGATGTCGTGACGCCAGTCTTGTCCTTGTTTGCCTTCGCTGGGCTGCTCCGCGAAGTTGAGGCACTTGGGCGATGCCGCTTGCTGTTGCCACCAGACAATGCAGCGCTCGCGTTCTTGGGAACGGACGCCGACCGTGCGGCACGCAATCAGCTCCAGACTCGCTGGCTCGCGAAGTGCTTGATTCGCTGGCTTGAGCGCAAGGTTGAAATACGCCACGCCGCCGGACCCGTGCCTCAGGGGGCCTTTGTCGTCCGCGATGGCGATTCCCTGCCCCTTCACGCTCTCCTCGGCTCGCTGGCTTTCAGCACAGATGGTCTCGGGCTTACGCCGGGAAATCCGCTGAGCCTGATCCAGGCGTCCGAAACACCCGAGGAGGCCCGCCTGCTCAGCCAGTGGTTCGATGCCCAGTGGTCTGGTCTTGTCGACGACCCTGGTGCCAAGACCGCCTTTATCGATGCCTTGCAATCAATCGGTGGCCATCGCGACCCATTCCGCGTCTACACCCTCATGCTTTACCACCTCTTCCTCGAGCGCGGCGATGATCTCGACGAAGAGAGAATCGTCAAGTCGGCGACCGGGATACGCAATACGATCGTCTGGAAAAAGCTCTTCAAGTTCCAACGCGACGGCGTGGTCGGCGCGATCGACAAGCTGAACCGCTTCGGTGGTTGCATCATTGCCGACAGCGTCGGCCTTGGAAAGACATTTGAGGCGCTGGCGATCATCAAGTACCACGAGCTGCGCAACGATCGTGTTCTCGTGCTCTGCCCTAAGCGCCTGCGCGACAATTGGACGCTATACAAGGCCAACGACCGGCGCAACTTTCTGGCCCCCGACCGGCTTAACTACGATGTACTGAACCACACAGATCTGTCACGAAACGGCGGAATGTCTGGCGACATCGACCTTGCCAACGTCAACTGGGGCAACTACGACCTCGTCGTGATTGACGAGTCGCACAACTTCCGCAACAAGAAGACTCCGCGCGTAGGGAGCGAGACGCGCTACGACCGGCTAATGCGCCAGATTATCAGGGAGGGGGTCAGGACTCGCGTGCTGATGCTCTCGGCCACACCGGTCAACAACCGTCTGGCCGACCTTCGAAATCAGATCGCCTTTGCGACCGAGGGCGACGATGCCGCGCTGCTGGATCAGGGCATCGGCAGCATCGACAGCACCACGCGTCTGGCCCAGAAGCAGTTCAACCGCTGGCTGGATCTGATTGAAGAAGAGCGGACCCCCTCGCGCCTAATCGAGATGTTGGGCTTCGACTACTTCACCCTCCTTGATCTACTCACCATCGCCCGTTCCCGCAAGCACATCGAGAAGTACTACGGCATCGCCGAGACCGGCCGGTTCCCGGACCGATTGAAGCCAATCAACATCAAGGCCGACGTTGACCTCTCTGGCGAATTCCCCTCGATCCGGGAGATCAACCAGGAGATCCGCCGGTTGAACCTCGCGTCCTACGCCCCGCTGCGCTACGTGCTGCCGCACAAGCAGGCGGCGTATGACAGGAAGTACAGCACTGAGATCAAGGGTGGTACGGGCTTCTTCCGGCAGGCCGACCGCGAAGAGAGCCTGATCCACCTGCTTCGTGTGAATGTACTGAAGCGCATGGAGAGCGCGGTGCCGTCGTTCGCGTTGACCGTCCAGCGGCAGCTGCGCGACGTGGAGGCTACGCTCGCCCGCATCGAAGCCCACTCTGAGGAGTTGGAGGAGCTCGAGATCGAGGATGTGGATCTCGACGACCCCGCCTTCGAGAGCCTGCTCGTGGGCCGCAAGGTGAAGGTGCTACTCAAGGACGTGGACCTGATCCGCTGGAAGCAGGACCTGATCGAAGACCGCAACCGTTTGGCGACGCTACATGCTGCCGCGGCCCAAGTGAGCGCGGCGAGAGACGCAAAACTCGCCGCCTTGCGAGCGATGATCCAGGAGAAGTGCCACAGCCCGATCAACCAAGGCAACCGCAAGATCATTGTTTTCACGGCGTTTGCCGATACCGCCCGTTATCTCTATGGCGAGCTTGCGCCGTGGGCAAAGTCTACGCTCGGAGTCAAGAGCGCGTTAGTCACGGGCTCGGGCGGGAACCAGACCACCTTGGCCGGGCTGCGCAAGGACCTGGCGTCTATTCTCACCGCCTTCTCGCCTCGCTCCAAAGAGCGCCCGGAGGACTTCGCCGGTGAAGGCGAGCTTGACCTTCTCATCGCTACGGATTGCATTTCCGAAGGCCAGAATCTGCAGGACTGCGACTGGCTCATCAACTACGACATCCACTGGAACCCAGTGCGCATCATCCAGCGCTTTGGGCGCATCGACCGCATTGGCTCACCCAACACGCGCATCCAACTCGTTAACTTCTGGCCGAACATGGAGTTGGAGGAGTACATCAACCTCGAGCAGCGCGTGAGCGGTAGGATGGTACTGCTCGACATTTCAGCCACCGGTGAGGAGAACCTGATCGAGCAGGACTCGGGCGACCCTATGAACGATCTGGAGTACCGCCGGAAGCAGCTGCTCAGGCTCCAGGACGCGGTAATTGACTTGGAGGACCTCTCGACCGGCGTATCCATTGCCGACCTGACGCTCACCGACTTCCGTATCGACCTCGCGCAGTACTTCTCGGCTCACCCGGGGGTCCTAGAGGACCTGCCGCTTGGGACGTCCGCCGTGACGATGAGCAGCGAGGTAGAGATTCCGCCAGGGATCATCTTCTGCCTGCGGGCCGAAGGTGCCGCCGCCAAGCGCATCCCCGAGGCCGGCTACCCGCTCGGCGCCCACTACCTCGTGCACGTAGGGGAAGACGGTGTGGTGAAGCTACCCCACACACAGGCCAAACTGATCTTGGACCGGCTCAAGCGCCTTTGCCTGGGGCGTGACCTGCCCGACAGTGCTGCCTGCGCCCGCCTCGATAGGGCCACCAAACAGGGCGAGGATATGAGCGCCGCCCAGCGGCTACTCGCTGCCGCGGTGTCCTCTGTAATCGGTAGGAGCCAGGAGCGGGCCGTGGCCAGCCTCTTCACCCCCGGGGGCACGCACGCCATGCAGGGGGAGTTTGCGGGAAGCAATGAATTCGAAGTGCTGGCCTATCTGGTTGTGCTGCCCGAGGCCAGGGCATGA